One part of the Streptomyces nigra genome encodes these proteins:
- a CDS encoding glycerophosphodiester phosphodiesterase, with protein MHARAVAATTAALLGTAALLLPAPAAGAGVRAERPTVIAHRGASSYAPENTLAAVDKAAELGVEWVENDVQRTKDGELVVIHDDNLKRTTDAEEVFPGRSPWKVKDFTAAEIARLDAGSWFGPEFAGARVPTLQQFLDRTESHRQKLLLEIKNPALYPGIEQQTLKVLGDEGWLDASHLAGRLIVQSFSADSVRAVHDLLPTVKTGFLGTPSVADLSRYAAFADQINPSYTTVSPGYVSSVHAFDGPHGGPLEVFTWTVNDADTARQVAGYGVDGIITNSPDVVRDAFPAA; from the coding sequence ATGCACGCGCGCGCTGTTGCCGCCACGACGGCCGCACTGCTGGGAACCGCCGCCCTGCTGCTTCCCGCTCCCGCCGCCGGAGCCGGCGTCCGGGCCGAGCGGCCGACGGTCATCGCCCACCGCGGGGCCTCCTCCTATGCGCCCGAGAACACCCTGGCCGCCGTCGACAAGGCCGCCGAGCTGGGTGTCGAGTGGGTCGAGAACGACGTCCAGCGCACCAAGGACGGCGAGCTGGTCGTGATCCACGACGACAACCTGAAGCGCACGACGGACGCCGAGGAGGTCTTCCCCGGCCGCTCCCCCTGGAAGGTGAAGGACTTCACCGCGGCGGAGATCGCCCGGCTGGACGCGGGCAGCTGGTTCGGGCCGGAGTTCGCCGGCGCGCGCGTACCGACGCTCCAGCAGTTCCTGGACCGGACGGAGTCGCACCGCCAGAAGCTGCTGCTGGAGATCAAGAACCCCGCCCTGTACCCGGGCATCGAGCAGCAGACCCTGAAGGTCCTCGGCGACGAGGGCTGGCTCGACGCCTCGCACCTGGCGGGCCGGCTGATCGTGCAGAGCTTCAGCGCCGACAGTGTCCGGGCCGTCCACGACCTGCTGCCGACGGTGAAGACCGGCTTCCTGGGGACGCCGTCCGTGGCGGACCTCTCCCGGTATGCCGCCTTCGCCGACCAGATCAACCCGTCGTACACCACGGTTTCCCCCGGCTATGTCTCCTCCGTCCACGCGTTCGACGGCCCGCACGGGGGGCCGCTGGAGGTGTTCACCTGGACGGTGAACGACGCGGACACGGCCCGGCAGGTCGCCGGGTACGGGGTCGACGGGATCATCACCAACAGTCCGGACGTGGTGCGGGACGCCTTCCCGGCTGCCTGA
- a CDS encoding TerD family protein, with protein MTAELVRGQNHPLSQSRLEIRVSAGTPMVAAATLGDEQGRIHGVEWVAHPGTPTLPGLEVSRQAAADHRLAVDLDAMPEAVHRISVLLALPTGVGGPTRFGAVPAPFVAVTGLDGTELVSYTVAGLDSESAVVALELYRRQDAWKVRAIGQGYAGGLADLFTDQGLAQAGQLAGGIHEAVAQGVARSVPAPPSRPDGDRSRQPAAPALGPDQSGPASAPNSVPQQPTSPYGTQPPGASGQPAPQPPYQGGSGAGDGAQQSAPTSGGGIDYSHPRRQTSAPPPPPPTAPPAEPGRPPQPVAGDATGWSMEERLYNQVWGMFEDLARTTAAYRSAVDFAESRMEKELDQVLSDPRSRIGGQGDAAREAAQARHTELVNQARAALDRDMAQLTAESEVVEPALPPAFARWDNPAWHAYRVPMEIPMAVRLGDLHLPESADLRIPMLIRLPLERGLWIDSGRAASLDGSFTDAHDLRRLAMDTAVAHAARLLAVYPAGEFTVHVIDPAGSGAQALAPLVQTGVLAGPPAAGAAGVADVLARLTERVDLVQMALRGGAPDALPPGFDTSQQLLIVNDFPHGFDDRAVTQLRYLADEGPAVGVHLMMVADREDAAGYGPLLDPLWRALLRLTPVPDDHLADPWVGHAWTHVPPLVPPGSQVLQQVLTQVATARAKHW; from the coding sequence ATGACGGCCGAGCTGGTGCGGGGGCAGAACCACCCGCTCTCCCAGTCCCGTCTGGAGATCAGGGTCTCGGCCGGCACGCCGATGGTGGCGGCCGCCACGCTCGGCGACGAGCAGGGCAGGATCCACGGCGTGGAGTGGGTGGCGCATCCCGGCACCCCCACCCTGCCCGGCCTCGAGGTCTCCCGGCAGGCGGCCGCCGACCACCGTCTCGCGGTCGACCTGGACGCCATGCCGGAGGCCGTGCACCGGATCAGTGTGCTGCTCGCCCTGCCGACCGGCGTCGGCGGCCCGACCCGCTTCGGCGCCGTCCCCGCCCCGTTCGTCGCCGTCACGGGCCTCGACGGCACCGAGCTCGTCAGCTACACCGTGGCCGGCCTGGACTCCGAATCCGCCGTCGTCGCCCTGGAGCTCTACCGCCGCCAGGACGCCTGGAAGGTCCGGGCCATCGGCCAGGGCTACGCGGGCGGCCTCGCCGACCTCTTCACCGACCAGGGCCTCGCCCAGGCCGGTCAACTCGCCGGCGGCATCCACGAAGCCGTCGCCCAGGGAGTCGCCCGCTCGGTTCCGGCGCCCCCCTCCCGCCCGGACGGCGACCGCTCCCGGCAGCCCGCCGCCCCCGCCCTCGGCCCGGACCAGAGCGGCCCCGCGAGCGCGCCCAACTCCGTGCCGCAACAGCCGACGTCGCCGTACGGCACACAGCCGCCGGGCGCGTCCGGTCAGCCCGCGCCGCAGCCCCCGTACCAGGGCGGAAGCGGCGCCGGTGACGGCGCCCAGCAGTCCGCGCCCACCTCCGGCGGCGGCATCGACTACAGCCACCCGCGCCGGCAGACCTCCGCCCCGCCGCCTCCGCCGCCCACCGCGCCCCCGGCCGAGCCCGGCAGGCCGCCGCAGCCCGTCGCCGGCGATGCCACCGGCTGGTCCATGGAGGAGCGGCTCTACAACCAGGTCTGGGGCATGTTCGAGGACCTGGCCCGCACCACCGCGGCCTACCGCAGCGCGGTCGACTTCGCCGAGTCGCGCATGGAGAAGGAACTCGACCAGGTCCTGTCGGACCCGCGCAGCAGGATCGGCGGGCAGGGCGACGCGGCCCGCGAGGCCGCGCAGGCCCGGCACACCGAGCTGGTCAACCAGGCCCGTGCGGCCCTCGACCGCGACATGGCCCAGCTCACCGCCGAGTCCGAGGTCGTCGAGCCCGCGCTGCCGCCCGCGTTCGCCCGCTGGGACAACCCGGCCTGGCACGCCTATCGCGTCCCGATGGAGATCCCCATGGCCGTCCGCCTGGGCGACCTCCATCTGCCCGAGAGCGCCGACCTGCGCATCCCCATGCTGATCAGGCTCCCGCTGGAGCGCGGCCTGTGGATCGACAGCGGCCGCGCCGCCTCGCTCGACGGCTCCTTCACCGACGCCCACGACCTGCGTCGCCTCGCGATGGACACGGCCGTGGCGCACGCGGCACGCCTCCTGGCCGTCTATCCGGCCGGCGAGTTCACCGTGCATGTGATCGACCCCGCCGGTTCGGGTGCGCAGGCCCTCGCTCCGCTCGTGCAGACGGGCGTGCTCGCGGGTCCGCCCGCGGCGGGCGCGGCCGGTGTCGCGGACGTCCTGGCCCGCCTGACCGAGCGCGTCGACCTGGTGCAGATGGCGCTGCGCGGCGGAGCGCCCGACGCCCTCCCGCCCGGCTTCGACACCTCTCAGCAACTGCTGATCGTCAACGACTTCCCGCACGGCTTCGACGACCGGGCCGTGACCCAGCTGCGCTATCTCGCGGACGAGGGCCCGGCGGTCGGTGTCCACCTGATGATGGTCGCCGACCGTGAGGACGCCGCGGGTTACGGCCCGCTGCTCGACCCTCTGTGGCGGGCGCTGCTGCGGCTGACCCCGGTGCCGGACGACCACCTGGCCGACCCGTGGGTCGGGCACGCCTGGACCCACGTGCCCCCGCTGGTACCGCCCGGCAGCCAGGTGCTCCAGCAGGTGCTCACCCAGGTTGCCACCGCCCGCGCCAAGCATTGGTAA
- a CDS encoding MFS transporter — protein sequence MTSVERAAVPVTPQDLAALRRRTSAVLMATQILGGLGVATGIALAAVLAKEVSGTESLSGLAPTATVAGTAVLSMPLAALMTARGRRPGLVLAYLIGALGAGVSVLAARAGSFPLLLFGLALFGAASSANLQARFAAADLAEPEQRARAISLVVWATTIGAVIGPNIAAPAGRSVTGLGIPEAAGPFLWAAGIFLLSAVVVAVLLRPDPLLTARALAPAEEQTPAGRSLRAGMAAVAASPRARLAIVAVAVAHTAMVSVMSMTPVDLEHHGAGIELIGLVISGHIAGMYAFAPLMGRLSDRLGRLSGIGLAVGLLACAVLLTGTAGGRHGQTAAGLFVLGLGWSAGLVSGSALLTDSVPQAARAAAQGLSDLVMNASAGIGGAAAGLVVATASYAWLNFFAACLLLPLAALALFTRGGRSKAAAGD from the coding sequence ATGACGAGCGTGGAGCGGGCGGCCGTGCCGGTGACGCCCCAGGACCTCGCGGCCCTGCGGCGGCGGACGTCGGCCGTGCTGATGGCGACGCAGATCCTCGGCGGCCTCGGCGTGGCCACCGGCATCGCGCTCGCCGCGGTCCTCGCCAAGGAGGTCAGCGGCACCGAGTCGCTGTCGGGGCTCGCGCCCACCGCGACCGTCGCGGGGACGGCGGTGCTGTCGATGCCGCTGGCCGCGCTGATGACCGCGCGCGGGCGTCGTCCCGGGCTCGTCCTGGCGTATCTGATCGGCGCCCTGGGCGCCGGGGTCAGCGTGCTCGCGGCCCGGGCCGGAAGTTTCCCGCTGCTGCTGTTCGGCCTGGCGCTGTTCGGCGCCGCCTCCTCGGCGAACCTCCAGGCCCGCTTCGCGGCCGCAGACCTGGCCGAGCCCGAGCAGCGGGCCCGCGCCATCTCCCTGGTCGTATGGGCGACCACCATCGGCGCGGTGATCGGCCCGAACATCGCGGCACCCGCCGGGCGCAGCGTCACCGGCCTCGGGATACCCGAGGCGGCGGGTCCGTTCCTGTGGGCGGCGGGGATCTTCCTGCTGTCCGCGGTCGTGGTGGCCGTACTGCTGCGGCCGGACCCACTGCTGACGGCGCGAGCCCTCGCACCGGCCGAGGAGCAGACGCCCGCCGGGCGCTCGCTGCGCGCCGGCATGGCGGCTGTGGCCGCCTCGCCGCGGGCCCGGCTGGCGATCGTGGCGGTCGCCGTGGCGCACACCGCGATGGTGTCGGTCATGTCGATGACCCCGGTCGACCTGGAGCATCACGGCGCCGGCATCGAGCTGATCGGCCTGGTCATCAGCGGCCACATCGCGGGCATGTACGCCTTCGCCCCACTGATGGGCCGGCTGTCGGACCGGCTGGGCCGGCTGTCCGGGATAGGGCTGGCCGTGGGGCTGCTGGCGTGCGCGGTGCTCCTCACCGGTACGGCGGGCGGCCGGCACGGGCAGACGGCGGCCGGCCTGTTCGTGCTGGGCCTGGGCTGGTCGGCCGGTCTGGTCTCGGGTTCGGCGCTGCTCACGGACTCCGTGCCGCAGGCCGCGCGGGCGGCCGCTCAGGGCCTGTCGGACCTCGTCATGAACGCTTCGGCGGGCATCGGCGGCGCGGCCGCGGGCCTGGTCGTCGCCACGGCGAGCTACGCGTGGCTGAACTTCTTCGCCGCCTGCCTGCTGCTGCCGCTGGCGGCGCTGGCCCTGTTCACGCGGGGCGGGCGGAGCAAGGCCGCCGCGGGCGACTGA
- a CDS encoding methylated-DNA--[protein]-cysteine S-methyltransferase, whose amino-acid sequence MDSHGQDEQRVVWAVVGTAIGPLMLAATPDGLVSVVFHATPQVCGKTLERLASRLGAEPVEDPGSALLAEPIRQLEEYFAGRRRDFELPLDWSLISGFNRQVLRELASSVPFGAVVGYGDLAGRVGQPGAAQAVGMAMGANPLPVVVPCHRVVESDGGIGGFGGGLETKRKLLALEGVLPEPLF is encoded by the coding sequence ATGGACAGCCATGGGCAGGACGAGCAGCGGGTGGTGTGGGCCGTCGTCGGCACCGCCATCGGTCCGCTGATGCTGGCCGCCACACCGGACGGCCTGGTCAGCGTCGTGTTCCACGCCACGCCGCAGGTGTGCGGGAAGACGCTGGAGCGGCTCGCGTCGCGGCTGGGCGCCGAGCCGGTCGAGGATCCAGGGTCCGCGCTGCTCGCCGAGCCGATACGTCAGCTGGAGGAGTACTTCGCGGGGAGGCGCCGGGACTTCGAGCTGCCGCTGGACTGGTCCCTGATCTCGGGTTTCAACCGTCAGGTGCTGCGCGAGCTGGCGTCCTCGGTGCCGTTCGGGGCGGTCGTCGGGTACGGCGATCTGGCGGGACGGGTCGGGCAGCCGGGCGCGGCCCAGGCGGTGGGCATGGCGATGGGCGCCAACCCGCTGCCGGTCGTCGTGCCGTGCCACCGGGTCGTGGAGAGCGACGGCGGCATCGGGGGCTTCGGGGGCGGTCTGGAGACCAAGCGGAAGCTGCTGGCGCTGGAGGGAGTCCTGCCGGAGCCGCTGTTCTGA
- a CDS encoding TerD family protein, with product MTVNMTKGQAISLQKNDGGSLTAVRMGLGWQAAPRRGLFGSRTREIDLDASAVLFADKQPVDVVFFRHLVSDDGSVRHTGDNLVGGVGQGGDDEAILVDLARIPVHIDQIVFTVNSFTGQTFQEVQNAFCRLVDETNGQELARYTLAGGGAYTAQIMAKVHRTGPGWTMTALGTPANGRTFQDLMPAILPHL from the coding sequence GTGACCGTCAACATGACCAAGGGTCAGGCCATCAGTCTGCAGAAGAACGACGGGGGCAGCCTGACCGCGGTGCGCATGGGTCTCGGCTGGCAGGCGGCTCCCCGGCGCGGCCTGTTCGGCTCGCGTACGCGGGAGATCGACCTCGACGCCTCCGCGGTCCTCTTCGCGGACAAGCAGCCGGTCGACGTCGTCTTCTTCCGTCACCTGGTGAGCGACGACGGCTCGGTCCGTCACACCGGTGACAACCTCGTCGGCGGTGTCGGCCAGGGCGGCGACGACGAGGCCATCCTCGTCGACCTCGCGCGTATCCCGGTCCACATCGACCAGATCGTCTTCACCGTGAACTCCTTCACGGGACAGACCTTCCAGGAGGTGCAGAACGCCTTCTGCCGTCTCGTCGACGAGACCAACGGCCAGGAGCTGGCCCGCTACACGCTCGCGGGCGGCGGCGCCTACACGGCCCAGATCATGGCGAAGGTGCACCGCACGGGCCCGGGCTGGACGATGACCGCGCTCGGCACCCCGGCCAACGGCCGCACCTTCCAGGACCTGATGCCGGCGATCCTGCCGCACCTGTAG
- a CDS encoding MHYT domain-containing protein, protein MQGTVDGFSYGIVTPLVAYLMACLGGALGLRCTTRSMLVARSWRPAWLALGSAAIGSGIWTMHFIAMMGFTVDGTPIHYDKPMTFASLALAIVMVGIGIFIVGSRGARGTALFTGGTITGLGIASMHYLGMAGLRLDGRLEYNTLTVAASVVIAMLAATAALWAAGQVRGVLWSVGASLVMGLAASGMHYTGMAALRVHVHGTGAGGPGDSPASLLAPMLVGPLAFLLLAGAVMIFGPKTVLGRPEEAPAEEKPGVPARAVVPRQIRRPAQTARRTVQRAPRTPQNH, encoded by the coding sequence ATGCAGGGGACGGTCGACGGTTTCAGCTACGGGATCGTCACACCGCTGGTGGCCTACCTCATGGCCTGCCTCGGTGGTGCGCTCGGACTGCGGTGCACCACCAGATCGATGCTCGTCGCGCGCTCCTGGCGCCCCGCCTGGCTCGCCCTCGGCTCGGCGGCCATCGGGTCCGGCATCTGGACCATGCACTTCATCGCCATGATGGGGTTCACGGTCGACGGGACCCCGATCCACTACGACAAGCCGATGACGTTCGCCAGCCTCGCCCTCGCCATCGTCATGGTCGGCATCGGCATCTTCATCGTCGGCAGCCGCGGCGCGCGCGGGACGGCCCTGTTCACCGGCGGCACCATCACCGGCCTGGGCATCGCCTCCATGCACTACCTCGGCATGGCGGGTCTGCGCCTCGACGGCAGGCTGGAGTACAACACGCTGACCGTCGCCGCCTCCGTCGTCATAGCGATGCTCGCGGCCACCGCGGCGCTCTGGGCGGCCGGGCAGGTCAGGGGAGTGCTCTGGAGCGTCGGCGCCAGCCTCGTCATGGGCCTCGCCGCCAGCGGCATGCACTACACCGGGATGGCCGCGCTCCGCGTCCATGTGCACGGCACCGGCGCCGGCGGGCCCGGCGACTCACCGGCCTCCCTGCTCGCGCCGATGCTGGTCGGCCCGCTCGCCTTCCTGCTCCTCGCCGGAGCCGTCATGATCTTCGGCCCGAAGACGGTCCTGGGCCGGCCCGAGGAGGCCCCCGCCGAGGAGAAGCCCGGCGTACCCGCCCGGGCCGTCGTCCCGCGCCAGATCCGGCGCCCCGCGCAGACGGCCCGCCGCACCGTCCAGCGAGCCCCCCGGACCCCGCAGAACCACTGA
- the uvrB gene encoding excinuclease ABC subunit UvrB: MRPVSSIERTVAPFEVVSPYQPNGDQPAAIADLARRIEAGEKDVVLLGATGTGKSATTAWMIEKLQRPTLVMAPNKTLAAQLANEFRELLPNNAVEYFVSYYDYYQPEAYVPQSDTYIEKDSSINEEVERLRHSATNSLLTRRDVVVVASVSCIYGLGTPQEYVDRMVPLRVGEEIDRDQLLRRFVDIQYTRNDLAFTRGTFRVRGDTIEIFPVYEELAVRIEMFGDEIEALSTLHPLTGEIISDDEQLYVFPASHYVAGPERMERAVNDIEKELGERLAELEKQGKLLEAQRLRMRTTYDLEMLRQIGTCSGVENYSMHFDGREPGSPPNTLLDYFPDDFLLVIDESHVTVPQIGAMYEGDASRKRTLVDHGFRLPSALDNRPLKWEEFQERVGQTVYLSATPGTYELSRSDGQVEQIIRPTGLVDPQVVVKPTEGQIDDLVHEIRGRVEKDERVLVTTLTKKMAEDLTDYFLELGIQVRYLHSDVDTLRRVELLRELRAGEFDVLVGINLLREGLDLPEVSLVAILDADKEGFLRSGTSLIQTIGRAARNVSGEVHMYADKITPAMEKAIDETNRRREKQIAYNEERGIDPQPLRKKINDIVAQIAREDVDTEQLLGSGYRAKKDGRGTKAPVPSLGSKAAQAAKPAKGKAKAKETVPTDQPAAELAQQIEELTERMRAAAADLQFEIAARLRDEVSEMKKELRQMKEAGLA; encoded by the coding sequence ATGCGGCCCGTTTCCAGCATCGAACGCACGGTGGCGCCTTTCGAGGTCGTCAGTCCCTACCAGCCCAACGGCGACCAGCCCGCGGCCATCGCCGACCTCGCCCGGCGCATCGAGGCCGGGGAGAAGGACGTCGTCCTGCTCGGCGCGACCGGCACCGGCAAGTCCGCGACCACCGCGTGGATGATCGAGAAGCTCCAGCGTCCCACCCTGGTGATGGCGCCGAACAAGACGCTGGCCGCCCAGCTGGCGAACGAGTTCCGCGAACTCCTGCCGAACAACGCCGTCGAGTACTTCGTCTCGTACTACGACTACTACCAGCCCGAGGCGTACGTCCCGCAGTCGGACACCTACATCGAGAAGGACTCCTCGATCAACGAGGAGGTCGAGCGCCTGCGCCACTCCGCGACCAACTCGCTGCTCACCCGCCGCGACGTCGTCGTGGTCGCCTCGGTGTCCTGCATCTACGGCCTCGGTACACCGCAGGAGTACGTGGACCGCATGGTCCCGCTCCGGGTCGGCGAGGAGATCGACCGGGACCAGCTGCTGCGCCGCTTCGTCGACATCCAGTACACGCGCAACGACCTCGCGTTCACCCGGGGCACCTTCCGGGTCCGCGGCGACACCATCGAGATCTTCCCGGTCTACGAGGAGCTCGCCGTGCGCATCGAGATGTTCGGCGACGAGATCGAGGCCCTGTCCACGCTGCACCCGCTCACCGGCGAGATCATCAGCGACGACGAGCAGCTGTACGTCTTCCCGGCCTCCCACTACGTCGCCGGCCCCGAGCGCATGGAGCGGGCCGTCAACGACATCGAGAAGGAGCTCGGCGAGCGCCTCGCCGAGCTGGAGAAGCAGGGGAAGCTGCTGGAGGCCCAGCGCCTGCGCATGCGCACCACGTACGACCTGGAGATGCTCCGCCAGATCGGCACGTGCTCCGGCGTGGAGAACTACTCGATGCACTTCGACGGCCGTGAGCCCGGCTCCCCGCCGAACACGCTGCTGGACTACTTCCCGGACGACTTCCTGCTCGTCATCGACGAGTCGCATGTCACCGTGCCGCAGATCGGAGCCATGTACGAGGGCGACGCCTCCCGCAAGCGCACCCTCGTCGACCACGGCTTCCGTCTGCCCTCGGCCCTCGACAACCGCCCGCTGAAGTGGGAGGAGTTCCAGGAGCGCGTCGGGCAGACCGTGTACCTGTCGGCGACCCCCGGCACCTACGAGCTCTCCCGCTCCGACGGCCAAGTCGAGCAGATCATCCGCCCGACCGGCCTCGTCGACCCGCAGGTCGTCGTCAAGCCCACCGAGGGCCAGATCGACGACCTGGTCCACGAGATCCGCGGCCGCGTCGAGAAGGACGAGCGCGTCCTGGTCACGACCCTCACCAAGAAGATGGCCGAGGACCTCACGGACTACTTCCTGGAGCTCGGCATCCAGGTGCGCTATCTGCACAGCGACGTCGACACCCTGCGCCGTGTCGAGCTGCTGCGCGAGCTGCGCGCGGGCGAGTTCGACGTGCTCGTCGGCATCAACCTCCTGCGTGAGGGCCTCGACCTGCCCGAGGTGTCCCTGGTGGCCATCCTCGACGCGGACAAGGAGGGCTTCCTGCGTTCGGGTACGTCCCTCATCCAGACCATCGGCCGCGCGGCGCGCAACGTCTCCGGCGAGGTCCATATGTACGCGGACAAGATCACGCCGGCGATGGAGAAGGCCATCGACGAGACCAACCGGCGCCGCGAGAAGCAGATCGCGTACAACGAGGAGCGCGGCATCGACCCCCAGCCGCTGCGCAAGAAGATCAACGACATCGTCGCGCAGATTGCCCGCGAGGACGTCGACACCGAGCAGCTGCTCGGCAGCGGCTACCGGGCCAAGAAGGACGGCCGGGGCACCAAGGCGCCGGTGCCGTCGCTCGGCAGCAAGGCCGCCCAGGCCGCGAAGCCGGCCAAGGGCAAGGCGAAGGCCAAGGAGACGGTGCCGACCGACCAGCCGGCGGCCGAGCTCGCCCAGCAGATCGAGGAACTGACGGAGCGTATGCGCGCGGCCGCCGCGGACCTGCAGTTCGAGATCGCCGCCCGACTGCGCGACGAGGTCTCCGAGATGAAGAAGGAACTGCGTCAGATGAAGGAGGCCGGACTCGCCTGA
- the fdhA gene encoding formaldehyde dehydrogenase, glutathione-independent produces MSGNRAVAYLKPGAVEVRTIDYPTLELKDGPGVHPANVGRVCRHGVILKVLATNICGSDQHMVRGRTTAPEGLVLGHEITGEIVERGPDVEFLDVGDIVSVPFNIACGRCRNCKERKTGICLNVNPARPGAAYGYVDMGGWVGGQAEYVMVPYADFNALKFPDREQALEKLLDLTMLSDIFPTGFHGVVSSGAGVGSTVYIAGAGPVGLAAAAAAQLLGAAVVIVGDLNAERLAQARSFGCETVDVSQGTVEDQLAQILGEPEVDAAVDAVGFEARGHGKDAGEAPATVLNSLMGITRAGGALGIPGLYVTDDPGGVDQDAQTGTLKVRLGLGWAKSHTLTTGQCPVMKYHRGLMMAILHERVHIAKAVNATVIGLEDAPTGYAEFDQGASRKYVLNPHGALDGVQPV; encoded by the coding sequence ATGAGCGGAAACAGGGCAGTGGCGTATCTGAAGCCGGGCGCGGTCGAGGTCAGGACCATCGACTATCCGACGCTCGAGCTCAAGGACGGTCCAGGAGTCCACCCTGCCAACGTCGGCCGTGTCTGCCGGCACGGGGTGATCCTCAAGGTCCTCGCGACCAACATCTGCGGAAGCGACCAGCACATGGTGCGCGGGCGGACGACCGCGCCGGAGGGGCTGGTCCTCGGACACGAGATCACCGGGGAGATCGTCGAACGGGGCCCCGACGTCGAGTTCCTCGACGTGGGCGACATCGTCTCCGTACCGTTCAACATCGCCTGTGGGCGCTGCCGCAACTGCAAGGAGCGCAAGACCGGCATCTGTCTGAACGTCAACCCGGCCCGGCCGGGTGCCGCGTACGGCTATGTCGACATGGGCGGCTGGGTCGGGGGGCAGGCCGAGTACGTGATGGTCCCGTACGCGGACTTCAATGCGCTGAAGTTCCCCGACCGGGAGCAGGCGCTCGAGAAGCTGCTCGACCTGACCATGCTGTCGGACATCTTCCCGACCGGCTTCCACGGTGTGGTCAGTTCGGGTGCCGGTGTCGGGTCGACGGTGTACATCGCCGGGGCGGGCCCGGTGGGGCTCGCGGCCGCCGCCGCGGCGCAGCTGCTGGGCGCCGCCGTCGTCATCGTCGGCGACCTGAACGCCGAACGCCTCGCGCAGGCGCGCAGCTTCGGGTGCGAGACGGTCGACGTCTCACAGGGCACCGTCGAGGACCAGCTCGCGCAGATCCTCGGGGAGCCCGAGGTGGACGCCGCGGTCGACGCGGTCGGCTTCGAGGCCCGGGGCCACGGCAAGGACGCCGGGGAGGCGCCCGCCACGGTCCTCAACTCCCTGATGGGCATCACGCGCGCGGGTGGTGCGCTCGGCATTCCCGGCCTGTACGTCACGGACGACCCGGGCGGTGTCGACCAGGACGCGCAGACCGGCACGCTGAAGGTGCGCCTCGGTCTGGGCTGGGCGAAGAGCCACACCCTCACGACCGGGCAGTGCCCCGTCATGAAGTACCACCGGGGCCTGATGATGGCGATCCTGCACGAGCGGGTCCACATCGCGAAGGCGGTCAACGCCACCGTGATCGGCCTGGAGGACGCGCCGACCGGGTACGCCGAGTTCGACCAGGGCGCCAGCCGGAAGTACGTGCTCAACCCGCACGGGGCGCTGGACGGCGTACAGCCGGTCTGA